The following proteins come from a genomic window of Myroides odoratus DSM 2801:
- the gcvP gene encoding aminomethyl-transferring glycine dehydrogenase, whose protein sequence is MKTNAFALRHIGPRAEDMAQMFKTVKVDNIEQLIDETFPTSIRLKQDLDLAPAMTEYEYLSYIQNLGNKNKIFRSYIGLGYNESVSPAPIIRNVFENAGWYTAYTPYQAEIAQGRLEALLNFQTTVIELAGMEIANASLLDEGTAAAEAMMLLYDVRTRDQKKNNALKFFVSEEILPQTLSVLQTRSVPFEIELVVGDHQTFDFSEDFFGAILQYPGKYGQVYDYADFINTAKTKDIKVAVAADILSLVTLTSPGEMGADVVVGTTQRFGIPLGFGGPHAGFFTTKEEYKRSMPGRIIGVSKDADGNRALRMALQTREQHIKREKATSNICTAQVLLAVMASFYAVYHGPNGLRFIANQVHAKANTVAENLAKLGIEQTNTAYFDTIVVKADAAKVKPIAEANKVNFFYIDANTISISLNETVNVNDINTIIAIFAQAVGKEAFTITALNEEAVNYPAKLKRTSKFLEHDVFNSYHSETELMRYIKRLERKDLALNQSMISLGSCTMKLNAAAEMLPLSNGQWNNIHPFAPLDQAQGYIEMLKDLEHKLNVITGFAGTTLQPNSGAQGEYAGLMAIRAYHHSRGDFQRTIALIPASAHGTNPASAAMAGMKVVVTKTTPEGNIDVADLKEKAELHKDNLSCLMVTYPSTHGVYESAIMEITQIIHDNGGQVYMDGANMNAQVGFTNPASIGADVCHLNLHKTFAIPHGGGGPGVGPICVAEHLVEFLPSNPLVQVGGKNAITSISSAPYGSALVCLISYGYISMLGTEGLKKVTQTAILNANYMKARLEEHYAILYTGEKGRAAHEMIVDVREFKEKGIEVTDIAKRLIDYGFHAPTVSFPVAGTLMIEPTESESLSEIDRFCDAMIAIRQEIENATIENPVNELKNAPHTLALLTADNWDLPYSRQKAAYPLAYVAENKFWPTVRRIDDAYGDRNLVCSCAPIEAYLEN, encoded by the coding sequence ATGAAAACAAATGCATTTGCTTTAAGACACATTGGCCCTCGTGCTGAGGACATGGCACAAATGTTTAAAACTGTGAAAGTTGATAACATTGAACAATTAATCGATGAGACTTTTCCAACTTCAATTCGCTTAAAACAAGATTTAGATCTTGCTCCTGCAATGACGGAATATGAGTATTTATCTTATATTCAGAACTTAGGCAACAAAAACAAAATTTTTCGTTCTTATATTGGATTAGGATACAACGAATCTGTTAGCCCTGCTCCTATTATTCGCAACGTATTTGAAAACGCTGGTTGGTACACAGCTTATACTCCGTACCAAGCTGAGATTGCACAAGGTCGTTTAGAAGCTTTATTAAATTTCCAAACTACAGTAATTGAATTAGCTGGAATGGAAATTGCCAATGCATCTTTATTAGATGAAGGTACTGCAGCAGCAGAAGCAATGATGTTATTATACGATGTTCGTACAAGAGATCAAAAGAAAAACAACGCGTTAAAATTCTTCGTTTCTGAAGAAATTTTACCTCAAACACTTTCAGTTTTACAAACTCGTTCGGTTCCTTTCGAAATCGAATTAGTTGTAGGAGATCACCAAACGTTTGATTTCTCAGAAGATTTCTTTGGAGCAATCTTACAATACCCAGGTAAATACGGTCAAGTATATGATTATGCTGACTTCATCAATACAGCTAAGACAAAAGATATTAAAGTTGCCGTTGCAGCAGATATCTTGTCCTTAGTAACATTAACTTCTCCAGGAGAAATGGGAGCTGACGTCGTAGTTGGAACAACACAACGTTTTGGTATTCCATTAGGATTTGGAGGACCTCACGCTGGTTTCTTCACGACAAAAGAAGAGTACAAACGCAGTATGCCAGGTCGTATCATTGGAGTTTCTAAAGATGCAGACGGAAACAGAGCGTTGCGTATGGCTTTACAAACACGTGAGCAACACATCAAACGCGAGAAAGCAACGTCAAATATCTGTACAGCTCAAGTATTATTGGCTGTTATGGCTAGTTTCTACGCTGTTTACCACGGACCAAATGGTCTTCGTTTTATTGCAAACCAAGTACATGCAAAAGCAAATACAGTAGCAGAAAACTTAGCTAAATTAGGTATCGAGCAAACAAATACAGCTTACTTCGACACCATCGTTGTAAAAGCTGATGCAGCTAAAGTGAAACCAATCGCTGAAGCTAATAAAGTAAACTTCTTCTATATTGATGCCAATACGATTTCAATCTCTTTAAACGAGACAGTAAATGTAAATGATATCAATACGATTATTGCTATTTTCGCTCAAGCAGTAGGAAAAGAAGCCTTTACCATTACTGCATTAAATGAAGAAGCAGTAAACTACCCTGCTAAATTAAAACGTACTTCTAAATTCTTAGAGCATGACGTGTTTAATAGCTACCACTCTGAAACAGAATTAATGCGTTACATCAAGCGTTTAGAGCGCAAAGATTTAGCGTTAAATCAATCGATGATTTCTTTAGGTTCTTGTACCATGAAGTTGAATGCGGCAGCAGAAATGCTTCCTTTAAGCAACGGTCAATGGAACAACATCCACCCTTTTGCTCCATTAGATCAAGCACAAGGTTACATTGAAATGTTGAAAGACTTAGAACATAAATTAAATGTTATTACTGGATTTGCTGGAACAACTTTACAGCCAAACTCAGGTGCTCAAGGAGAATATGCTGGATTAATGGCTATTCGTGCTTACCACCATTCAAGAGGGGATTTCCAAAGAACTATCGCGTTAATCCCTGCTTCTGCTCACGGAACAAATCCTGCTTCTGCAGCAATGGCTGGAATGAAAGTGGTAGTTACAAAAACTACACCTGAAGGAAATATCGATGTGGCTGACTTGAAAGAAAAAGCAGAATTACACAAAGACAACCTTTCTTGTTTAATGGTTACTTATCCTTCTACTCACGGAGTATATGAATCAGCTATCATGGAAATTACACAAATTATCCACGATAACGGAGGACAAGTATATATGGATGGTGCAAATATGAACGCTCAAGTTGGTTTCACTAACCCTGCTTCTATTGGTGCTGACGTATGTCACTTAAACTTACATAAAACATTTGCTATTCCTCACGGTGGTGGTGGACCTGGAGTTGGACCAATCTGTGTGGCTGAGCATTTAGTAGAGTTTTTACCTTCTAACCCATTAGTACAAGTAGGTGGTAAAAATGCAATTACCTCTATTTCATCTGCTCCTTACGGTTCGGCTTTAGTGTGTCTAATCTCTTACGGTTACATCTCTATGTTAGGAACGGAAGGATTGAAAAAAGTTACACAAACAGCGATCCTGAACGCAAACTATATGAAAGCTAGATTAGAAGAACACTACGCTATTTTATATACAGGTGAAAAAGGACGTGCTGCACACGAAATGATTGTTGACGTTCGTGAATTCAAAGAAAAAGGAATTGAAGTAACAGATATCGCTAAACGTTTAATCGATTATGGTTTCCACGCACCAACCGTTTCTTTCCCTGTTGCAGGAACTTTAATGATTGAACCTACAGAAAGCGAAAGCTTATCAGAGATTGATCGTTTCTGTGATGCGATGATCGCGATTCGCCAAGAAATTGAAAACGCAACGATTGAGAACCCAGTAAACGAATTAAAGAATGCTCCGCATACTTTAGCTCTATTAACTGCGGATAATTGGGATTTACCTTACTCAAGACAAAAAGCAGCTTATCCATTAGCATACGTAGCTGAGAATAAATTCTGGCCTACAGTACGTCGTATTGACGATGCTTACGGAGATAGAAACTTAGTTTGTTCTTGTGCTCCAATCGAAGCTTACCTTGAAAATTAA